A segment of the Chitinophagales bacterium genome:
TCGATAATGATTTTATTGATGCTGCTATCATCAGCAAACATTTCCATTAATTTTTCTTTATTGGCCTGATATGCATTTACATACAGACAAGTGTCGTTCACTTTGAACAAGTTGCCAGAAGGAAGTAAGGATTGGTCGTAGATTCTTTCAGAACTGTATCCCTTCTTATTTTTTAAAACCAATTTTCTGATAGACATATCAGTCTTTTGCACTTCAATGCTAACCGAATCACGATTTCCATTGAAAAGATAGTAATTCAGATTTCTATCTGTTGCCGTTTTATTGGCAGCCTGAGCATATTTTTTATAATATTCTAAAAGGGAATCTACTTGAGTTTCGTCAATTTTAAACAATACATCACCTATTTCCAGTTTTTCATCCACAGTGCTATCATTAGTGTCCAACCAGGTGATTACAGATTTGCCTTCAATAATACTTGTGAAAAATGGCGGCTGTGAATATCCCAAAATCGAATCAAGCATAGAACTTTTGAAAACAAGGTGTGTGTCCCTAATTTTTGCAGCAAACTCGCGCATTATAAAATCATAACCCGCTGCTTTTGCTTTGGCTTGTATTTTTGGAATATAGGTCTCAAGAACGGTATTCCAATCTGAGTCCAAAAGAGATTTATAGGGATAAAACCAATTCATCAAATTCCAGAACCGGGCAAAGGCAAGCAATTGCACCGCTTTATTTTGGCGCACATCTTCCTGCGGCTCCGTTTCGTTGATCAGAGTCATTACACCATTGGTAAAGGGAGCAATGAGATAATGCTGTTTTTTTACAGAACTGTGGACCAGTTTCTCAATTTTAGCATCAAGAATTGTGTCTCCACTTTCAAAAGTGAGTGAATTCAGTACAATCAACTCTCGCTTATTTTTAAATTTTTTGTTTTTTGGCTTTTTAATGTCATTGCAATAATTGAGCATTTGCCATAAAACTGTGTTCAATTCTACTGTATTTTTGGCATTTTCAAGCTTTGGTAAATATTCAAGAAATACAGCATCCCAATTTGTTTTACCTCCTGCAACTGCCGGGTGATGGTATTTTAAAATTCCCCAAAACTCGATGTATTTGGCAATATGATCGGTGTTGTCATTCCTCTCTCGGGCATGGTTCTCCTGAAAGGGAAATATTAAAATCCACAGAATTATCAAAAAGTATAGCTCCCTAAATCCTGACATTTGCTTGATATCGAACAAGTACATTAAATTGATTTTAAGTTAATAAAACAAAACATTACATTGTAGTATTAATCAAAACCTCTTTTAAAAACCTGTGCTTAAAGCCGGAATATGCATTAGAAAATTTATTACATCAATCAAAAACTTTAAAAATGAAACGTATACTCCTATTAATTAGCCTGGCAATATTGGTTTCCTGTAGTAGTACATTTGCCCAGGAAGTGTTTGCCGAAGTAGAACAAATGCCAGAATACCCGGGCGGGCAGGAAAAACTGCTGGAATACCTGGGGAAGCTCAAAAAGCCTAAAAAACTGGAAAAGGATTTTACACTTTATGTAAGATTCCTGGTAGATACTACAGGCGAGGTACAAGAAGTAATTATAGCCAATGAATCTGAAACTGATGATGAAGCGCTGAAACAAAGCGTAGTGCAGCATGTGCGAAAAATGAAAAGATGGGAACCAGGCCGGCAAAAGGGCAAGCCGGTGATTGTACAATATGTGGTTCCCTATAAATTTCAAGCCGAAGCCGGAAAGGAGTAGATCATGTTAAGCAAGCCGTTTACCTTCGTCTTATTTTTAATTTTATGGATTTTCTCCATTGATGTAACAGCTCAAAAAATCTATACTATTGCAGAAGAAATGCCCGAATATCCGGGTGGTGAAATGGCACTCTATGAATATTTATATGAAGTTCCTTTTCCCGAAAAATACAAATCCCCAGAGTTTAAAAATCAGATACAAATTCAGTTCCAAATAGATACTGCGGGAAATGTGCAAAACATAGGTGTGAAAAACCAAACCGATAATGATGAACTGGGACTTATAGCCATTGAGCACATTGAAAAAATGCCGCAATGGAAACCGGGCATACATTTAGGGAAAAAGGTGATCGTGCAATATGTATTACCGATTCCATTTGAAAGATTAACCCCTAAAAACAAGAAGAGAAAAGGAAAATAGATTCACTCACTTCCTCAGCGCATACTTATAATAGCCGCGCCATTTTTCCAAAACGGCAGTAAAATCCTCGGGCAATTCCGACTCAAATAACATTTCCTTGCCCGTTTCGGGATGTACAAAACCCAGACTCTTTGCGTGCAATGCCTGCCGGGGCATCAGTTGGAAGCAATTTTCTACAAACTGCTTGTATTTGCTGTAAATGGTTCCCTTGACAATTCTGTCGCCTCCATAAGTATCATCATTAAAAAGTGGGCAGTTGAGGTGCTTCATATGCACGCGTATTTGGTGCGTGCGTCCTGTTTCCAGTTCACATTCTATCAATGTGGTATAGCCAAAGCGCTCCAGAACTTTATAATGCGTTACAGCTGCTTTTCCGAAATCACCATCAGGATAGGCCGCCATTTTTTTTCTATAGCGTTGGTCTCTGCCAATGAACACATCAACTTTACCTTCATCATCGGGCAAATCGCCCCAAACCAATGCGTGGTATTTACGCTCTGTGGTCTTTTCAAAAAATTGCTCTGACAAATGGGTCAGTGCCCTTTCTGTTTTGGCAATCACAAGCAGTCCACTGGTGTTTTTATCGATGCGGTGTACCAGGCCGGGGCGAGTTCGGTCAGCTTTCATGGCCAATTCATTAAAATGATGCAAAAGTCCATTGACAAGTGTCCCTGTATAATTTCCCGAACCGGGATGTACAACAAGTCCAGCCGGCTTGTTGACCACTGCAAGATGCTCATCTTCATAAACTACATCAATTGGGATGTCTTCGGCCTCCAGTTTAAATTCCCGTGCAGGAGTAGTCAGCATAATCCTGATATCATCTCCTGCCTGTATCTTGTGATTGGATTTCACTACACTTCCATTGACAAAAACCTGTCCTTCCTTCGCTGCATTCTGAATTTTATTTCTACTAATACCTTCTATTCGGTTGTGCAGAAATTTATCAATGCGCATCGGTTCCTGACCTTTATCGGCTTTAAAGCGGTGCTGCTCATACAATCCTTCTGACTCTTCAATATCATTACCTGTATTTTCTTCCATTTTTATTTTTCAGATTGCATACTTTTATTCTGTAATGCGCATTAATTGGGCTTAAATTTAACCAGCCTACACACAAAACAATAAATAATAATTTATTTATAGAAAGGCTTTTTACTGATGTATTAGAATACTATACCGTCAGCTAAATTGATTTTTAAAACTTTCGTATTTTTCGATATTCAATCTCAAAACATGCTCAACGAATGAAAATTTATAGCCTGCACTACCTGTTTCATAATTACCCCTATTTTCCTTACTCAAGCTCTTTCTCGCTAAGCTTGTATGTGGTTTTCTGAATTTATACAATAACTTGAACACATTGTCTATTTGCTCTAAACACTTACCATCAACAGTATTAGAGTGATCAGTCAATGCTGTACTCACTTTTTTTAACAGTGAAGGTTTATCTTCAATTTCATCAAACATTTCCCTTAAATAAATTGGCATATACGCATTACACTCTCTGGTAAATTTAAGGTATATCTCATCATCATTATCAAACCATAACATTTTATCAACAAGGTATAATGGGATTTGCCCACCTCCCGGGCCTATATATTCTTTGTTTCCAACTTCCACAGGGTCAAAATAGGGGCGCAATCGATTGCTAAACACCCAGGGGTCTATAAGCCTCATGGATTGTGCAAATGCAGAAACGGATTTTTCAAAATTGGATTCTATGTTAGATAGAAGCATTGAAAAATCAGAATTATCTGTTTCTAAAAGTTTAAAAATATCAAAGGCAATATTCTCAAAATAAGGTATTGTATTTCTCACGCCATTTATTAAGCCTATTTCATCCTCTAATTTTGTGAAAGTTCTTTGTCTGCTTCCTGCAGGGTTCCACACACCATAATGGTAGGAACTTTCCCGTGGTGGCAAAGCCGTATTTTTTGCAATTTGGAGTAAAATAGTCTCTAAATTTGAAACAACTTTAACCGGTTGGACTCCTAATTTTCTAATTGAAGATATCAGAAAACCCAAATCCCTCATTGCTGCAAGGTTGTTTTCTACATCAAGACTTTGTATAAATTTAAGAGAAGGTAATAAATCAGAAGTTAACTCAATTAAACCCTTTAAATTTTCCTTTTGATTCAAATCATGCAACATGTCAACATAAGGATCGAAACCTAAAGGATCCAATACAGAAACTCTTAAATGTAAATCTGCACTGTATTTTATCATTTTCAAACCATTATTATACGAACTTAATCATTTTAAGCATCTAGTTCCACCAATTTAATTAAAAGAAAAGCTACCTGAGTTCACATTTAATTTAAGCCCAAACACAATGTGATATAATAAGATTATTTACTTGGAAGCGTTGTGTATTTTATTATTTAGTAAACAACCTGGGGCAAGCCTGCCTTTGTCGTCAGACAAGCCTCGGAGCACCCGCCTGCTTAGTCGGGCAGGTTCAAATCTCGATTATTGAGTAAAATATGCTTCGATTTTACTTACAACATACTTTATCTCTTCATCAGAAATAGTATTATAAATAGGCAATCTTAATAGTTTATTGCTTTCTAATGTAGTGTATTCATCTTTATCAATGCTACAATTTAATTTTCTGCCGCGAATAGAATTGTGCAATGGTGTATAATGAAATGAATTCATTATTCCATTTTTCTTTAAGTAAGACATTAAAGCATCCCTTTGTCGCTTGTTTTCACATTTCAAGAAAAAAATGTGAGCGTTGTGTTTGTAATCAGCCTGATGCTTAGGAAGCAATTTATTTAGAATTGGATTTTCGAGCATTAAATTGAAATAAGTATTCCATTTCAATTTCCTCTCTTCAATAATTTGTTCGCTTTTTATTAATAAAGGATATAAAACAGCAGCATTGAACTCAGGCATATTGAATTTTGAACCACTGTCAATCCATTCATAAGCATTTACTTTTTTTTTGAAAAAAGCAGATCTGTTGGTCCCATTATCGTAGCATATTTTTACTTTATCGACATATCTATTTTTACATAATAATACACCTCCCTCGCTACAACCAATATTTTTCAATGTATCAAAACTGATACAGGAAAAGTCACCCACACTACCCAGCAATCTGTCATCATCCGTTTTTGCGCATATCCCCTGTGCATTATCCTCAATTAACAGCACATCAGATTCATCACAAATTTGCTTTATTTTGTTCAATTGACAAGCCACACTTCCATAATGCATAACAATTACAGCTCGTGTTTTCTTGTTTATCAAATTTTTTATACTCTCAGGGGGAATATTCATGGTTTCTGGATCAATATCCGTAAACCTTAATACCGCACCGTAATTTGAAAAAGCATTGGCCACACCAACAAAATTATAAGAGGACATAATAATTTCATCGCCCGGTAATATGCCAATAGACAAAGCAATTAATTCCATTGCTCTTGTACAGGAACTGGTCATAAATGCAGTGTATTCGGGGTATTTCTGTTTAAAATATTCTTTGCACTTTTGTGTAAATACCCAATCACTAATGGTCTCTGGATTTTTAACAAGAAATTCTACATTATTACTGCTATCATTGCAGGTATATGGTATATTGAATGGGATTTTCATCAATGAGTAATGTTTTTGTAAAAATAGTTTTTTAGAACCTAAGTTTGAAAACGAATTTGGGTACAGTACAATAAGCAATTTTAAATTTATAAAGTCATAATTTCCCTACTACAAAATGATTAATCTTATATAATACATGTGCGCCAATAATTCATTCTTTCTTTCGGGAATCCTTTCGATATTTTTAATGATATTTACTCATGTGTTTTTTAACACTTATTTTGATTCTTACGAACCTATCAGTAATTATTTAATTTACTCAGCGGCAGAATTAAACACTTATTTTAAGGCAATATCTAATAATGATTTTGGACTTTTTCAGTTATACATGCTCCTACAGCAAAAAACATCAAATATTTCTGTATTTAGTTTAGCTAAAGTCTTTTTTGTGTTGATTTCGTTTTGGATAATGTTTTATTGCATTATTAGCAAATCAAAACAAACAGTCATGCATTTATTCTTATTGGGAATATGCATTTTACTATATTTTGAAAATATGGTTTTCATTAACAATGTAAGGATCAGTTTCTTATTGTCCTTTGCTACTTTAATGTACCTTTTTGTATCAAAAATAAAAGGTGAGAAAATAAATTTATTATTGTTTTACACCTTAGTTGTATTGTCCGTTATAAACAGGATAGAAATAGCTATGGTGGTTTTTATACTTGGGTTTATTTATAGTCTTATTTTTTCAAAAAAGAAAATACTACACAGTGCAAATGCAGTTATTATATGTGCTGTATTCTACTCCGTATTTCTTTGGGGCAATTACACCTATAATAACACAGCTTATAATTATATTAAAATTGAAAAGGCACTTGACGACAGGAGAGATTTCAGGTTTTCAAGCATAAATAACTTAAATACTTTAACAAATGAAGAGGTGAAAATGTATGCCAGAGCTTTATTTGTTCTGGATGAACCTACATTAAATATAGAAGAATTTGATTTTTCAAAAGTATTAAAGCACAAAACTTTCAGTGAATACATAATGAAAAATTCAGATTTTTTTTCCATATACACCAATCAACTTATAGAAAGTTACAAAATATTCACTGAATACTACTGGCCGGTACTTATCATTCTTTTTATTAGCATTATTTATATTTCCCTTTCAGTAAAAGCTCAATTATTAAAAATCATACTTTTTACTCTGTGTTACATTGCTGTTATTCCATTTTTGGCCCTCATGGGGGAGGTTCCTAAATCATTTATTGCTCCATACATTACTACAGGAGTATTTATTTCTATTTGGTACATTTATTTAAATATCAAAATGAAAAAAACAGTTAAAGTTATTTTTGGAATGACATTCCTTATTTGTAGCCTATTGCTATATATCACGAATATTCAACCTACACTAAATAAAAAAAGAAACCTACAGCTAAATTCTGATAAAATATACAATGATTTTAAAACTGAAGAAGAAGTTTTTATATTGACAATATTTGACTGGAAAATCTTACCAGTTGAGTTGTTTCACCCCAATGCAAGTTTTATTTTTAACAGCATAAGTTTCAGACAATACGATCATACTAATATTTTTCAGCTACAGAAAGAGCGAACTTTTGGTGAAAATTATGCAAGTCTAAAACATCGATTCGAGTATTTAATCAAAAATAAAAGAGCTGTTTATGGCAGCAATTACATAACAGATTTTTACAAAGCATACCTAAATAGGGTTCATGATTTTAAAATTGAATTTATACCTATTAAAAACATTGAAAACACTGATATTTATAAATTCAGAATCGAGATGATTCAATAAGTAAACAACTTTTCAATAAACCTGCATTTTACATTTGAAGTGCATTTGCAAAATGCAAATCAAATAAAATTAAGCCCCATTTTACATGAGTTTATTATGCACTTTTAAAATTAATTCAGATACAGTATACTATCCTACTGATAATTTTATTACTTCTATATTTACCCTTAACAAAATCTCATGTCTCGTCCATGAATAATAAAATTCCAAGTAGGCAGCAAAGATTATTTGACCTTATTGAGCCTTTCAAGAACAGTAAAAACATAGCTTTCAGCCGTTTGTCAAACAAAAAAACGGAGTTTATTTCCTACGAAAAATATTACGAACTGAGCCATCTTCTGGCTGAAAAATTTATTTCCTCAGGAATATGTATTGGAGATGCTGTTGGATCTATTTTAAACAACAGAAAAGAATGGAATATAATTGATATGGGGGTAGTGCTATCAGGCGCTGTGCATGTTTCGATCTTCCCTACTTTTTCTGAAGAAAATATAATACACATTTTAAGTCAATCAAAAGTTAAAGTATTATTTGTTTCTAAACCATCAATCTATTCCAAAATTCTTTCCCTAAAAGACAAACTGCCTAATTTACAGGATATAATACTGGTAAATAACAATCAATTTTACGATTACATCCCCGATAAGACATCTACAATTTTAAAAGACAAACTAGAAGGAAGAAAAAAGAATATCACTAATGAATCGATCTGCTCAATTTTATATACTTCAGGTAGCTCTAGCAAACCTAAAGGTGTACCTATAAGCCACACAAGTTTTTTGATTTATGCTGAAAGTCTAAACAATACTTATGGTGATTTTGCCGGGTCAAATATGCTAAGCTTTCTTCCACTTTGTCACGGATTTGAAAGAAGTCATTCTTATTATTATCAAGCGCATGGAAAACAAGTGAATTATATTGATCCGGGACCAAATTTATTGCAATACATTGAGCAGATTAAACCAACATTTTTCACGATTGTTCCATCAATTCTTTCAACTTTGCTCAGAAATATTGAGGTTGATAAAAAAGAAATAAATAAAGTATTCCCTAAACTTCAGATAATCTCAAGTTCAGGTGCTCAACTCAATGAATCTATAATTAAATTCTTCAAAGAAAAAACGGACATTCTGTTATTACAGTCTTATGGCTGTACTGAATGTCTTGGAATTTCAGCAAATAACATACATCACAACAAGCCAAGTACCTCGGGAAAAATATTGCCCTATGTAGAAATTAAAATCAACAATGAAGGCGAAGTAATGGTAAAAAGCCCTACCCTATTTAAAAATTACTTTAAAATTAAAACTTCAGCTTTTTTTGAGGGTGATTATTTTAAAACAGGTGACTTAGGTGAATTGGATAATGAAGGTTATCTTACCCTAAAAGGGAGAAAAAACAACTATTTCAAATTACCGAATGGAAGGTTTTTTGATCCATTTGCACTTGAAGAAAAGATAAAGGACTTGAAATCTGTAAACGAATGTATATTAACACTTCAAGACAACAGATTAATTGCTATTATCAACCTGCATTTAGAAAAATCAAATGAATTAAAAACATCTGAAATTAAAAATCACATTTTAGCTTTGAATCGAAAGCATATTGATAATGAAAAGATTTCGGGCTATATTATCACAGAGAATAAATGGAGTCCTGATTCAGGCGAGTACACACACAATATGAAACAAAGGAGAAGTTTTATTCGAGATAAGTATATTAATCTTGAAATCGAGTTTTTATGAATGAATTAAATCGTTTTTTAGAATTGATATCTTATGAGTTAGAAGATGTTTCAATAGAGGATCTTTCACCGGCCATTGACATAAAAAAACTAGATCAATGGAATTCCATCAATGCAGTTTTTATTTTAAACATGATTAGCGAGCATTATAAAATTGAAATAAGTTTTGAGCAATTAAAAGCTTCACATTCAATCGAAGAACTTTTTAAGTTAATTCAAAAAAATCAAAAACAGAGCTGATTGAATAGTGACTATATCGATATTGTAATACCTGTTTTTAATGCTGATAAACATATAGAAAATACTGTTACAGCTTTTTTAGAAGCATTTATAAATAGCAGAATCATTCTAATAGATGATTGTAGTGAGGATGAAACCTGGAATACGCTATTGAAGATAAAAGAAACGCACTCAGAAAGAATTTCAATCGTAAGGCTAAATAAAAATCTGGGGCAACACAAGGCTACATTTATTGGGCTTACTTATTCGCAAAACATATTTGCTGTAACTACTGATGATGATATGAGCATTCCTTGTGTAGAAATTGAAAAATGCCTTCACATTCTTAAAAATAGCGGGAATGAATTATTGGTAATGACCTACGATAAAAGCCGCAAAAGCAAAGTCAGACTGGCATTTAATGAGTTGGTAAAACGCTTGCTAAAAATTGACAATTATAGTACAAATCATAAAATAATTCATAAAAAACTGATTGGTAGAATTGAAAATTACTATTCTAATTTGCTTTTTATCGACATAATACTTTTTCACAACACCAGCAGATATCAGTTTCAGGATGTACTGCATTTTAACAATACCAAAAGTCGGTACAATATCTTTTCAAAGGTTTACTTTTTATCAACCTTTCTGTTTCATTATCTACATTTTAATTTTCTAAAAAAACAAAATACCAATAATTTTTCGTCTGATTACCTCAAGAAATTCAAAGCAGATGAGCTATTATAACAATATACATTTCGCGGATTTATCTGAAGAGCACCTGGAGATGTTAAGGAATTGGAGAAATACTGATGAGGTCAAACAATTTCTTGTCAATAAAAATCATATAAAAGCAGATGAGCAAATAAAGTGGTTTGCTGAATTGGATAAGCGCAAAAATATTTATTATATCGTTTATTATGAAAACACAGCAATTGGTTGTGCAAGCTTAGTTAATATAGATTACAAGAAAAAAACAGCCCAACCGGGTTTTTTCATAGGAAATATTAAATTCAGAAATCATCCTGTGGCTGTATTTTCAGTATATAAACTTATAGAGCGGGCATTTAATGATCTGAAATTAAATCATTTAGAATCTGTGGTTTTAGCAGAAAACAAATCTGCCATTCAATTGTATCGCTTTTTAGGGTTTGGGCTTACTCCAATAAATACAGAGCTTATGAATTCTAAAATAAGCAGGAAGCAGTTTTACAACAATCAATCTGTAATTAAAAAGAAATTGTTCGGGAATTGATAATTGCAAATCTCCTTAAATTACATTTCATGTCTTGTTAGTTTATACAAACTTAGTTTACCATTATTTCTTCCAACAATAATCAGAGGCTTTTCTCCATCAGTATCAACATCAATTATTGCCCTACAATCTCCATCCGCCCACAAACCAGTTTCAGCAGGTAATAATTCATTAAAATCTCCATTTCCATCGCCTTTCAATATCAAGCCTTTTTGAGCTGTGTATTGTCCTCTTTCGACCTCGCTGTGATAGAAATTTCCAACTACTGCAATATCCTGATTTCCATCCTTATCAAAATCAAGTACAAGCATGTCCATAATAGGAGCTACCTGTGCCCATACGGGCAAGATTTTAACATCAAACTTTCCATCACCTGAATTTTGCAAATAAATTGAAGCTGTAGTGTGTGCTTTTAAATGATAAGCGCTTTCTAAATTTTCCATACCAAACACATCATATACTGATGCCTTACCAAAATCTGAATATCGATAGTATTTTTTGGACAGTCCGTTTATTTTCTTTTTTAATGGCCCTAACTGCTTAGTAGGATATAGGACACTATCTTCATAATAGCATGCTGTTATTACATCAAGAGAACCATTATCATCAAGATCACCAGCAAATATCTCCAGCGGATAGGAAGCTGAAGCTTTATACCGCGTGTTTAAGCCAAGATTACCGATAACATAATCCGGCTTCCCGTCATTGTTAAAATCACCAGTTTCTATGCTGTTCCAAAAACCACTTAAGGTATCCACTGGGAAAATTTCCCTGGTTTTATTTACTAGTTTTCCATTTACATATTGAAAAAACTGAGGAGACATATATTCTCCAACTACTATCAAATCATCATTTTCATCTCCATTAAAATCAGTCCAAATGGCATCTGTTATCATTCCAATATTTTTCAATCCTACTGCAAGTTTATCTGTATGATCCCTGAACGCTCCATCTTCATATACAAACAGGTAGCTCTCCGGTGGCAACGGGTACTCCCATGCCTTAACCCTCCCCCCTACAAAAACAAAGGTTTGATTATCGATTTTTCCGGGACGCACAACTGAAGCACTAGTATTAATCTGTGGCAGGATATATTTCTGAAATTTACCTTTTCCTTTATTGAGATAATAACGGTGGTTATAAAAATCATCTCCATGCGCCTTCTCATTGCCCCCAGAGGCCACATAAATATCATTCATGCCATCGCCATTGATATCAAAAATAGCTATACCTGCATCTTCTTTCCACTTTTCACCTGCCAGTGTTGTGGTATCATTTCTAAAAACACCAGAACTAATTTGATAATAAATTTCAGTGGGATATCCTGCTGCTCCACCAATTATAATATCTTCCAAGTCATTCCCACTAATATCTCCCTTAGCCATATAGGGACCAAAACGCGAGTACAATTGAGGCAACAGTAGGTTTTGCTCAAAATCTAAATAATCATTTTCTCTATGTTGATAATCTATAAGACCAGGAATTTCTGCAATTTGAAATGGGGAATTCGGCTTATTTTCGGCTGGTTTTGCTCTTAGCTCGTCTTCTAAATAATTCACTTCAAGTAGTTGATTTGCATGAATCGTTTTCAATTTCGTTTGTTTCCCATTTGACCAGGTAACTATCAAGGAATCAACTTTTTCAACCTCATCTAGGCCAAAATGTAAAAAATGCTCAGAGCTTGAATAAAATCCTCTGCAAGGATTGAGTTCCTGAAGTTGCATTTCATCATTGTAGTAAATTTTCACTTTGCTGTGCAATATTGAAAATTTATTGCCCGCATCTAATTTAACCCGCAAATAATTAGTTGTAGTGTCATTAAGCTCCCTCGAATTGTTCTTTAAAATGACACTATATTGTTTGGAATTATTAAAAATCAATTCCAAATCCCCGTCATTATCCAGATCTGCATAGGCAGCTCCCCTGGTGTTCAAAGGTTTATTTTTAAACCATTGCCGGCTCACATCAGTAAAATCCAAATCACCCTTGTTGCTAAAAAAGAAATTGGTAAAATAGTCAGCAGTGATTGTATCTCCTAAAATCAATTCAAATACATTGAAATTTTCATCTCTGGTTATAGAGTCAAAATAAAGCGGAGTGTCATGCTCAAGGAATTTCTGAATATAATATCCATTGCTCACAAATATATCCTTGTGCTTATTGTTGTTAAAATCAGCCAGCAATACAGACCAGCTCCATTCAGTGGCATCCGCATCAATCATCTCTGATATTTCTGAAAATTGCTTTTCCCCATGATTGACATACAACATATTTTTTACGGTCTGATTTTTTATTAAAGTTGAAATATTGCCATAACTCCAGTCAAATAACTTTTCATATTTGACCGTCTTGTCACGATAATATGTATAGGGTCTCATATCCGTTACGAAATAATCTAAGAGTCCATCATTATTAATATCTGCTCCATCTACACCCATTGAGAAGAAAGAAGTGTTTTCAAACAGAATTTCATTTTCAAAATTATTTCCTTCATTGTTTATAAATGAGAGGTCTGGAGGATCAAAATCATTTGTCACAAATAAATCCACCCAATCATTATTATTAAAATCTGAGCAAAACAATGACCATGAAGTTTGAACTACACTTCCTTTATTTAACCCAAGCTCTTTAGCGCGAGAATAAAATCCACCATTTTCAGATTGAAGGAAAATTTTAACCGGGGGTATACTGTCCACAGTCATATCATCTTCAATTTTAAACAGCATGGTATTTTCTTCATTAAAATCAACATCCCATGTTGAAATGGCTATATCTGTCAATCCATTTTTGTCAAAATCAGCCAGGCCTATACCACTAACAGCATCTTTAAAGTCTATTTTATAAGCATCGTCTTTTTCAAACTTAAAATTCCCTTTATTTATAAATATCTGAAAATTAGATTCTATTTTTTCCAAAGTCACACTTTCGTCTTCTGTAAAGTTTACATATGAAGATTGACTTGAAGCATCTCTCCTTCCAATTAACAAGTCCAATTTCCCATCGTTATTGATATCCCATATTACAACTGAGGTAGCCCCTCTGAAAGGGGGGATTCCAGATAAACCAAAACGATTTTCAAATTTTAGATCCCCCAGGTTTTCATATAAACCGTGAAGAGAATCACCTACAAGAAAAATATCCTGCAAACCATTGCCATTTAA
Coding sequences within it:
- a CDS encoding VCBS repeat-containing protein; amino-acid sequence: MRSYFLFSIVLFYCFFVGCNDKENNEGEIKYLFEALSPQESGIYHKFGKLPHAGLEGGGVAVGDLNGNGLQDIFLVGDSLHGLYENLGDLKFENRFGLSGIPPFRGATSVVIWDINNDGKLDLLIGRRDASSQSSYVNFTEDESVTLEKIESNFQIFINKGNFKFEKDDAYKIDFKDAVSGIGLADFDKNGLTDIAISTWDVDFNEENTMLFKIEDDMTVDSIPPVKIFLQSENGGFYSRAKELGLNKGSVVQTSWSLFCSDFNNNDWVDLFVTNDFDPPDLSFINNEGNNFENEILFENTSFFSMGVDGADINNDGLLDYFVTDMRPYTYYRDKTVKYEKLFDWSYGNISTLIKNQTVKNMLYVNHGEKQFSEISEMIDADATEWSWSVLLADFNNNKHKDIFVSNGYYIQKFLEHDTPLYFDSITRDENFNVFELILGDTITADYFTNFFFSNKGDLDFTDVSRQWFKNKPLNTRGAAYADLDNDGDLELIFNNSKQYSVILKNNSRELNDTTTNYLRVKLDAGNKFSILHSKVKIYYNDEMQLQELNPCRGFYSSSEHFLHFGLDEVEKVDSLIVTWSNGKQTKLKTIHANQLLEVNYLEDELRAKPAENKPNSPFQIAEIPGLIDYQHRENDYLDFEQNLLLPQLYSRFGPYMAKGDISGNDLEDIIIGGAAGYPTEIYYQISSGVFRNDTTTLAGEKWKEDAGIAIFDINGDGMNDIYVASGGNEKAHGDDFYNHRYYLNKGKGKFQKYILPQINTSASVVRPGKIDNQTFVFVGGRVKAWEYPLPPESYLFVYEDGAFRDHTDKLAVGLKNIGMITDAIWTDFNGDENDDLIVVGEYMSPQFFQYVNGKLVNKTREIFPVDTLSGFWNSIETGDFNNDGKPDYVIGNLGLNTRYKASASYPLEIFAGDLDDNGSLDVITACYYEDSVLYPTKQLGPLKKKINGLSKKYYRYSDFGKASVYDVFGMENLESAYHLKAHTTASIYLQNSGDGKFDVKILPVWAQVAPIMDMLVLDFDKDGNQDIAVVGNFYHSEVERGQYTAQKGLILKGDGNGDFNELLPAETGLWADGDCRAIIDVDTDGEKPLIIVGRNNGKLSLYKLTRHEM